From the Solanum pennellii chromosome 4, SPENNV200 genome, one window contains:
- the LOC107015968 gene encoding serine/threonine-protein kinase STY13-like: MAKSTIVTKTDLKRMDEQLERHLDKLFRKGCDETKSLEVTKKQEWELDPTKLKINVNHLIAEGAYGSVYKGYYNGQQVAVKILDLSNEQRRDILTNAFTQEVSIWYNLHHPNIAKLIGASKRLPQLVNSESTSGKPWMKKWINELTNCIPWLRNRSLEKQRSFEYGIVVEYVPGGTLRSHLLKNHIKKLPLNSVIQIALDIARGLSYLHSKKIVHRDVKTSNLVMDKDGRVKIIDFGVSRIESSCPLDMTAQIGTIGYMAPEILIGVPYDHKCDVYSFGICLWEIYCCSIPYNGKIPSSDTSPCKYKSLRPEIPNKCPSVVANIMKQCWHADPKERPEMKEVTLILEAIDTSQVAQKGCFHFH; this comes from the exons ATGGCGAAATCAACTATTGTAACAAAGACAGATTTGAAAAGAATGGATGAGCAACTTGAGAGGCATTTAGATAAACTATTTAGGAAGGGTTGTGACGAGACAAAAAGTTTGGAAGTGACGAAAAAACAAGAATGGGAATTGGATCCTACGAAACTTAAAATTAACGTCAACCATCTTATTGCTGAAGGGGCATACGGATCAGTTTACAAAGGTTATTATAATGGACAACAAGTTGCAG taAAAATACTTGATTTGAGCAATGAACAAAGAAGGGATATACTAACAAACGCTTTCACGCAAGAAGTTTCTATATGGTACAACCTACATCACCCAAACATCGCAAAG TTAATCGGAGCTTCAAAAAGATTGCCCCAATTGGTTAATTCTGAATCTACAAGTGGTAAACCATGGATGaaaaaatggattaatgagCTTACCAATTGCATCCCGTGGTTGAGAAATCGTTCATTGGAAAAACAACGATCATTCGAATATGGTATCGTGGTTGAATATGTCCCTGGAGGCACTCTCAGATCACATCtcttaaaaaatcatatcaaaaaGTTGCCGTTGAATTCTGTTATTCAAATAGCACTAGATATTGCAAGAGGGTTGAGTTACCTTCATTCTAAGAAAATTGTGCACAGAGATGTAAAGACTAGTAATTTAGTTATGGACAAGGATGGAAGAGTCAAAATAATCGATTTTGGAGTTTCTCGAATTGAATCTTCATGTCCTCTTGACATGACTGCCCAAATTGGCACCATTGGTTACATGGCTCCTGAG ATACTTATTGGTGTACCATATGATCATAAATGTGATGTCTATAGTTTTGGAATTTGCTTGTGGGAGATATATTGTTGTTCTATTCCATATAATGGAAAAATTCCTTCTTCTGACACAAGTCCATGTAAATACAAg AGTCTAAGGCCAGAAATACCAAACAAATGTCCAAGTGTTGTGGCCAACATAATGAAGCAATGTTGGCATGCAGACCCAAAAGAGAGGCCAGAGATGAAGGAGGTGACGCTCATATTAGAAGCCATTGACACATCTCAAGTTGCACAAAAGGGTTGTTTTCACTTTCATTAG